Proteins co-encoded in one Solea senegalensis isolate Sse05_10M linkage group LG8, IFAPA_SoseM_1, whole genome shotgun sequence genomic window:
- the LOC122773962 gene encoding vacuolar protein sorting-associated protein 26B-like codes for MSFFSFGQSAEIDVVLNDAETRKKAEHKSEDGKKDKYFLFYDGETVSGKVNVTLKNPGKRLEHQGIKIEFVGQIELYYDRGNHHEFVSLVKDLARPGEITQSQTFDFEFTHVEKPYESYTGQNVKLRYFLRATVVRRLNDISKELDIVVHTLSTYPELNSSIKMEVGIEDCLHIEFEYNKSKYHLKDVIVGKIYFLLVRIKIKHMEIDIIKRETTGTGPSVYHENDTIAKYEIMDGAPVRGESIPIRLFLAGYDLTPTMRDINKKFSVRYYLNLVLIDEEERRYFKQQEITLWRKGDVVRKSMSHQAAIASQRFEGSAASESALEQAAKEESG; via the exons ATGAGTTTCTTCAGTTTCGGACAGAGCGCAGAAATCGACGTGGTGCTGAACGACGCGGAGACGAGGAAGAAAGCGGAACACAAGAGCGAGGACGGGAAGAAGGACAAATACTTTCTGTTCTACGACGGAGAAACTGTCAGTGGGAAAGTGAATGTGACCCTGAAGAATCCCGGGAAGAGGCTCGAGCACCAAGGCATCAAGATCGAGTTTGTGGGACAAATAG AGCTGTATTACGACAGAGGAAACCATCACGAGTTTGTCTCTCTGGTCAAAGATCTTGCGAGACCTGGTGAAATAACTCAGTCACAGACGTTCGACTTTGAGTTCACTCACGTGGAGAAACCGTACGAGTCGTACACGGGACAGAATGTCAAGCTACG atatTTCCTCCGTGCGACAGTCGTCAGACGACTCAATGACATCAGTAAAGAGCTGGACATCGTTGTCCACACACTGAGCACGTACCCCGAACTCAACTCCTCCATCAAAATGGAAGTCGGAATCGAGGACTGTCTCCACATCGAGTTCGAGTACAACAAGTCCAA gtacCATTTGAAAGATGTCATTGTCGGAAAAATCTATTTCTTGCTGGTGAGGATTAAGATCAAACACATGGAGATCGACATCATCAAACGTGAAACGACAGGCACCGGACCCAGTGTTTACCACGAAAACGACACCATCGCCAAGTATGAGATCATGGACGGCGCTCCGGTCAGAG gtgAATCCATTCCCATCCGGTTATTCCTGGCCGGTTATGATCTGACTCCGACGATGCGAGACATCAACAAGAAGTTCTCAGTGCGATACTACCTGAACCTGGTGCTGATCGACGAGGAGGAGAGACGCTACTTcaaacagcag GAAATCACGCTGTGGAGAAAAGGCGACGTGGTGAGGAAGAGCATGTCGCACCAGGCCGCCATCGCCTCCCAGAGGTTCGAGGGCTCGGCAGCGTCAGAGAGCGCACTGGAACAAGCCGCGAAGGAGGAGAGCGGATAG
- the thyn1 gene encoding thymocyte nuclear protein 1 has translation MPPKKKAQVVKKTAKSEKGDDGETAPSGGKRKTAASVDRGGNKQKIPSSSADSSLHCHWLMKSEPESRFENGIDVKFGIEDLKKLPDQTGCWDGVRNYQARNFMRQMKEGQLAFFYHSNCKEPGIAGLMKIVKESYVDHTQFDRKDVHYDASSKPENPKWSMVDVQYQRTMKRYIPLSELKKYHLQHRDKGGPLKDMALFTRARLSVQPLTTEEFDFVLSLEDKEPL, from the exons ATGCCACCGAAGAAAAAGGCCcaagtggttaaaaaaacagcaaagtcaG AGAAGGGCGATGACGGTGAaacagcgccctctggtggtaaGAGGAAAACTGCAGCTTCTGTTGACCGTGGAGGAAATAAACAGAAGattccatcatcatcagctgacTCCTCTCTGCACTGCCATTGGCTGATGAAGTCTGAGCCCGAGAGTCGCTTTGAGAACGGGATCGATGTAAAG TTTGGAATCGAGGATCTGAAGAAGCTGCCTGATCAGACCGGCTGCTGGGACGGAGTCCGAAACTACCAG GCACGGAACTTTATGAGGCAGATGAAAGAAGGACAACTGGCTTTCTTTTACCACAGCAACTGCAAAGAGCCGGGGATCGCAGGACTCATGAAA ATCGTGAAGGAGTCTTACGTGGACCACACGCAGTTTGACAGGAAAGACGTCCATTATGACGCCAGCAGCAAACCAGAGAACCCAAAGTGGAGCATG GTTGACGTCCAGTACCAGAGAACGATGAAGCGTTACATTCCTCTCTCCGAGCTGAAGAAGTACCACCTGCAGCATCGAGACAAAGGCGGTCCTCTGAAGGACATGGCCCTTTTTACTCGGGCCAGACTCTCAGTGCAGCCTCTCACCACCG AGGAGTTTGACTTTGTCCTCAGTTTGGAGGACAAAGAGCCACTGTGA
- the LOC122773715 gene encoding junctional adhesion molecule 3B-like, with amino-acid sequence MEVYDVDILGIFLKCFGAVIVFFCVTASICHYLRRGCFHKKGHNDNNYNWPAQRDGVDYGDADEGHFRHKSSFII; translated from the exons ATGGAAGTCT ATGACGTCGACATCCTCGGGATTTTCCTCAAGTGCTTTGGCGCGGTGATCGTTTTCTTCTGTGTGACCGCGTCCATTTGTCATTACCTCAGACGTGGATGCTTCCACAAAAAAGGTCACAACGACAACAA TTATAACTGGCCAGCTCAGCGTGACGGTGTTGACTACGGTGACGCAGACGAG GGCCACTTTCGCCACAAGAGTTCGTTCATCATTTGA